Within the Novosphingobium sp. SL115 genome, the region CCGCATAAGGCAGCGGCACGTCTTCGTTGCACACACGCAGGACCGGGGCATCGAGATTGTCGAAGCCTTCTTCCATGCAGATCGCCATGATTTCGGACGCGATCGAGCAGACCGGGAAGCCTTCTTCGGCCACCACAAGGCGGTTGGTCTTGGCCAGCGAGGCTAGGACGGTGTCCTTGTCGAGCGGGCGCAGGGTACGAAGATCGATGACTTCGGCATCGATGCCTTCATCGGCCAGCGTTGCGGCTGCTTCCAGCGCAAGGCCGACACCGATAGAATAGGACACGATGGTCACGTCCTTGCCGGGCCGCACGATGCGCGCCTTGCCGATTGGCAGGACGAAATCATCCATTTGCGGCACGTCGAAAGTGCGGCCATAGACCAGTTCGTTTTCAAGGAAGACGACCGGGTCTTCGCTGCGGATCGCCGCCTTCATCAGGCCCTTGGCATCTGCGCTGTCATAAGGCGCGATGACCACAAGGCCGGGTACGTTGGCATACCAAGGGCCATAGTTCTGCGAATGCTGCGCGCCCACGCGGCTTGCCGCGCCGTTCGGGCCACGAAACACGATCGGGCAGCGCATCTGGCCACCAGACATGTAATTGGTCTTGGCGGCAGAGTTGATGATGTGGTCAATCGCCTGCATGGCGAAGTTGAACGTCATGAACTCGATCACCGGACGCAGGCCACCCATGGCCGCGCCCGCGCCGATGCCAGCAAAGCCATATTCAGTGATTGGGGTGTCGATGACGCGCTGCGGGCCGAATTCGGCGAGCAGGCCCTGCGTCACCTTGTAAGCGCCCTGATATTCGGCCACTTCTTCGCCCATCACGAAGATGCGGTCATCGGCGCGCATTTCTTCGGCCATCGCATCGCGCAGAGCTTCGCGGACCGTGGTGGGCACCATGGCGGTGCCGGCAGGCAGTTCAGGATCAGCCGCAGGCGTGGCAACAACCGGCGCAGCAGCCTTTGCCGGAGTGGCTTCTGCCACCGGCGCGGGGGCCGGTGCAACTGCGGCAACAGGCGCTGGAGCAGCGTCTTCGCCTTCACCCTGAATCGTGGCGATCACAGTGCCGACCTTCACGCCTTCAGTACCTTCGGTCACGAGGATTTCGGCAATCACGCCTTCATCCACGGCTTCAAATTCCATCGTCGCCTTGTCGGTTTCAATTTCGGCCAGAATGTCGCCAGACTTCACTTCGTCACCGGC harbors:
- a CDS encoding pyruvate dehydrogenase complex E1 component subunit beta, which encodes MAIELKMPALSPTMEEGTLAKWLVKAGDEVKSGDILAEIETDKATMEFEAVDEGVIAEILVTEGTEGVKVGTVIATIQGEGEDAAPAPVAAVAPAPAPVAEATPAKAAAPVVATPAADPELPAGTAMVPTTVREALRDAMAEEMRADDRIFVMGEEVAEYQGAYKVTQGLLAEFGPQRVIDTPITEYGFAGIGAGAAMGGLRPVIEFMTFNFAMQAIDHIINSAAKTNYMSGGQMRCPIVFRGPNGAASRVGAQHSQNYGPWYANVPGLVVIAPYDSADAKGLMKAAIRSEDPVVFLENELVYGRTFDVPQMDDFVLPIGKARIVRPGKDVTIVSYSIGVGLALEAAATLADEGIDAEVIDLRTLRPLDKDTVLASLAKTNRLVVAEEGFPVCSIASEIMAICMEEGFDNLDAPVLRVCNEDVPLPYAANLEKAALIDAGRIAAAVRKVCYR